A genomic stretch from Pecten maximus unplaced genomic scaffold, xPecMax1.1, whole genome shotgun sequence includes:
- the LOC117320968 gene encoding histone-lysine N-methyltransferase, H3 lysine-79 specific-like: MELEVDEASKSLVASWFSDESVDSEPEDIPSKAKKNRKKAKDEKTRSPTVKEKISNGIKQSSPSKGSQSTKNISSVSSFVEEKLKKKLKKSQHIKDDENKETEKKFTGMKKKMSTGDSSDDEESKSALVAKKSPNQTPIQAHTVESLQQKLQDNTLSNTAKKKLKKKLNTLLSNEKEGSKSTEKQTEKHKSETNVTKKNKEKAEKGKTEAKLVNGTGNKGNVKSDIRGDNEGKKAKTEKKLKEKQKKQPKSDKTIESVETPKSKKRQKEESSSDESDDDNQVVKKKPKVKRSENSGTPDRSRHSIATLEQKLNVTTSKVARKNIRKKISELKAR; encoded by the exons ATGGAACTCGAAGTTGACGAAGCATCAAAATCACTAGTAGCGTCATGGTTCTCGGACGAAAGCGTCGACTCAGAGCCTGAAGACATTCCATCAAAAGC GAAGAAGAACAGGAAAAAGGCTAAAGATGAAAAAACAAGATCTCCAACTGTAAAAGAGAAAATCAGCAATGGAATTAAGCAATCTTCACCATCCAAAGGATCACAATCTACAAAGAACATCAGCAGTGTGTCATCATTTGTGGAGGAAAAACTGAAGAAAAAACTGAAAAAGTCTCAACACATTAAAGATGATGAGAACAAAG AAACTGAGAAGAAATTCACAGGTATGAAGAAGAAGATGTCTACAGGTGATAGTAGTGATGATGAGGAGAGTAAATCAGCATTGGTGGCTAAGAAGTCCCCCAACCAGACTCCAATACAGGCACACACAGTGGAGAGTCTTCAACAAAAACTACAGGACAACACTTTGTCAAATACTGCCAagaaaaaattgaagaaaaaactCAACACACTTTTAAGCAATGA aaAAGAAGGTAGTAAATCTACTGAAAAGCAAACCGAAAAACACAAGAGTGAAACAAATGTTACcaagaaaaataaagaaaaagcaGAGAAGGGTAAAACTGAGGCCAAGCTTGTGAATGGAACAGGCAACAAAGGAAATGTCAAGAGTGATATCAGAGGGGACAATGAGGGGAAGAAAGCTAAAACAG AAAAGAAACTGAAGGAAAAACAGAAGAAACAACCTAAATCAGATAAAACTATTGAATCAGTGGAAACTCCTAAGTCTAAAAAGAGACAGAAGGAAGAAAGTTCCTCTGATGAGTCTGATGATGATAATCAAGTGGTAAAAAAGAAACCAAAGGTCAAAAGGTCAGAAAATTCTGGAACTCCAGACCGTTCCAGACACAGCATAGCAACTTTAGAACAGAAACTTAACGTCACCACTTCAAAGGTGGCCCGTAAAAACATCAGGAAGAAGATCTCAGAATTGAAAGCAAGACA